The genomic window AAAAAGCCGTCCTGGTGGGAATCCTGGACAACAGCGCCGTCCTGCGCGGGCCGGCGGGCGGACTCACCTTCGTCCCGATCCCCTGACCTAGACGGGGCTCAGCACCTGCCTCAGATCGGACATGAGGCGCTCCAGCAGATCCTCGGTGAGGCTGAAGGCCACCTGCTGTTTCACCTCGTCGCGGCGGTAGAAGGCGATGCGCTTGACCACCACCTTGTCCCGGCCGATGGAGATCTCGTTGAAGCGGATCTGGGAATCGTCCTTGTAGGGGGGCAGGCTCCGCAGCTGGATGTACATGCCGCGGCGGTCGTGGTCCACGATCTCCAGGTGCTCGTCCAGGTAGGTGAGCTGGCGGGTGAGCACCTCGGCCCGGGACTTCAGCTTGGCGAAGGTCTGCTTCTTGGCGGCGAGGCGCTCGAGGGTGATGTGCCCCAGTTCCACCCCGTCCCCGGTGCGCCGCAGGGCCCCGCTCACCTCGCCCTCGCTCAGGGCGTCGCCGTCGCTGAAGGGCTCGAACCCCACGAAGTCCCCCGGCAGGACGGTGTCGTCGTAGCGCTTGGCTTTCCTGGAGAGTTTCATGGGTGGCGACCTGACGGGTGCGATGGATCCCCGCGCCCCGGGGGCGGGTGGCTATATTCAGCCTAGCGGTTTGGGGAACAAGGTTGTACCTGCCGAGAGGATACGGCAATTCCGGCCTTGCTTCATTGATTTAATCTACCTTCGGCCACCGGGACTTGTAGATCATCCGGTCCATGGAACGGGAGAAGGGGGTCCAGGCGCCTTCGCCCGCGTCCTCCCTCATGCCCCTGAACATGGCCTCCAGCTTGCCGTCCAGGTCGTCGAGGTAATGCACCAGCAAGGCTTCCGGGGTCTTGGGCAGCACCGGGGAGCCGTACTCCAGCTTGCCGTGGTGGCTCAGGACGATGTGCAGCAGGTGCAGCCGCAGGTCCTCCGGGAAGCCCGGAATGGCCGCGGCGGCGCGGCTGATCCACTCGGCCTCCATGGAGATGTGCCCGAGCAGGTTGCCCGCGTCGGAGTAGCCGAAGCTGCGCTGGTAGGTGAGCTCCTCGATCTTGCCCAGGTCGTGGAGGAGGACGCCGGCCAGCACCAGATCGGCATTCATGTCGGGATAGTGCGCGCAGGCCTTCGCGGCCATGCCGGCCACCGAAAGGGTGTGCTCGATGAGGCCGCCCAGGCACACGTGGTGCATGCTCTTGGCGGCGGGGGCCCGGCGGAAGGCCGCGCGCCGGACCGGGTCGTCCACGAAGAGCGCCTCCAGCAGCCGGCGGATCCAGGGGTCCTTCACGCCGGCCACGAGCCCGTCCAGCTCCCGGGCCATCTCCTCCGCGTCGCGCCGGCTCACGGGGAAGAACCGGGCCAGGTCCCCCACTTCCCCGTCCTGGGCGAAACGCAGCTTGTCCAGCCGGATCTGGGTGCGGCCGTTGTAGTTCGAGATCTGGCCCTTCACCTTGAGGAAGGCGTCGGGGACCACCTGGTCGAGGTCCCCCTCCACGGCCCGCAGATCCCACAGGAAGCCCTTGAGATCCCCGGAGGCGTCCGAGAGCTTGAGCTCCAGGTATTCCGAGCCCTTGGCGCTGGTCTTGAAGGACACCTCCTGGGCCAGGAGGAAGCCGTTGAAGACATCGCCCTCCTTGAGGGTGCGGAGG from Geothrix sp. 21YS21S-2 includes these protein-coding regions:
- a CDS encoding 3'-5' exoribonuclease YhaM family protein; this translates as MTDQAALRTLKEGDVFNGFLLAQEVSFKTSAKGSEYLELKLSDASGDLKGFLWDLRAVEGDLDQVVPDAFLKVKGQISNYNGRTQIRLDKLRFAQDGEVGDLARFFPVSRRDAEEMARELDGLVAGVKDPWIRRLLEALFVDDPVRRAAFRRAPAAKSMHHVCLGGLIEHTLSVAGMAAKACAHYPDMNADLVLAGVLLHDLGKIEELTYQRSFGYSDAGNLLGHISMEAEWISRAAAAIPGFPEDLRLHLLHIVLSHHGKLEYGSPVLPKTPEALLVHYLDDLDGKLEAMFRGMREDAGEGAWTPFSRSMDRMIYKSRWPKVD